The Coriobacteriia bacterium region ATGCGCCCGCCGTTGTACATGCTCTCGAGCATCGACTCGAACGCCTCGCCGTTGCCGCTCATCTCGAATCCGACGTCGAAGCCGACCATGCCGAGCTCGTGCATCGCGTCGGGGATCGACTCGCGCGTGACGTTCACCGTGCGCGTGGCACCCATCTTCGCCGCGAGCGCGAGCCGGTAGTCGTTCACGTCGCTGATCACGATGTTGCGCGCGCCCACATGTCGCGCGATTGCCACCGCGATGATCCCGATGGGACCCGCGCCGGTGATGAGCACGTCCTCACCCACGAGGTCGAACGACAGGGTGGCATGCGTCGCGTTGCCGAACGGATCGAAGATCGCTGCGATGCGCGATGGGATGCACTCGGCCACGTGCCACGCGTTCGTGGCCGGGATCACCAGGTACTCGGCGAAGCAGCCGTCGCGATTCACGCCCACGCCTACCGTGTTGGTGCACAGGTGACGCCTGCCCGCGCGGCAGCTGCGGCACACGCCGCACACGATGTGGCCTTCGCCCGAGACGCGCTCGCCGAGCGCAAAGCCGCTCACGCCGTCGCCGATCTCGGCGATGTGGCCCACGAACTCGTGTCCGAGGATCTGCGGCGGGTGGATCGTCTTGCGCGCCCACGCGTTCCACTCGTAGATGTGCACGTCGGTGCCGCAGATCGCCACTTTCTCGATGGCGATCTTGAGTTCGCCCGGCCCCACGCCCGGCACGGGCACCTCGACGAGTTTGACCCCCGGTTCGGGGCCGGGCTTCACGATCGCCTTCATCGTGCGCTGTGGCATCGAGCTACTCCTCGGCGGCTGGCGTGGGGACGTCGGCCTTGAACTTGTCCGCGAGCGTACCGGCGAGGGACACGAACTCGCTCGGCATCATCACGATCGTGGTGGTGTTCTGCTCGGCACCCACCTCGGTGATCATCTGCATGCGGCGGAGTTCGAGCGACATCGGGTTGGCCGCCATGAGCGCGGAGGCCTCGGTGAGCTTCTTGGACGCCTCGAACTCGGCGTCTGCCTTGATGAGGCGCGCTCGCTTCTCGCGCATGGCCTGTGCTTCCTGCGCCATCGCTCGCTGCATGCCCTCGGGTAGCTCCACGTCCTTCATCTCGACCATCTCGACTTTGATGCCCCACGGGTCGGTGGCCTTGTCCACCACGTCCTGCAGGATCTTCGAGATCTGGTCGCGCTCGCGAAGGATCTCGTCCAGATCGTGCTGGCCGATGATGTTGCGCATGCTCGTGAGTGCGATCTGATAGGTGGCTGCGTAGTAGTTGGCCACGTTCACGACCGACGCGACCGGGTCCATGATCTTGAACCACAGCACTGCGTTCACCTTGATAGTGACCGAGTCCTTGGTGATGGTCTCCTGCCGCTCCACGTCCACCGTGTTCGTGCGGAGGTCGACCTTGCGCTGTGTCTCGATGCCGAGCGGGATGAGCCAGTACAGGCCGGGACCCTTCAGCCCCTTGAGCCGCCCGAGCCGGAACACGACCGCCCGTTCGTACTCGTTGGCGATGCGCAGGCCGGAGATCAGTATGCCGATGACGGTCAACACGACCGGAACCGCGATTTCCCAGAACACGCAGACTCCTCTCGACAGCGCCGGACCTCATGCCCGACGCGTTTTCACATGTGATGCACAAAACGGGCCTATGCGATGCCCTCTGCGTCAACGGATGCAGTGCCGCCGTCGGCTACATCGCCGGTCCAGCGGGTCCCGTCCCAGTAGCGCTGTTCGTGCCGCCCGACAGGATCCGCGTACCATCCGGCCGGCACCGCCGCCTGCTGTGGTGGCGTGTATGCCACGGGCGTCCCACCGAGCCGGCTCTCGAGTTCGCGGACGCGCTTCTTCAGCGCCGCCTTAATGGCGAACCCGTAGGCACCCTCCATCGGGTCGAGCTCTCCGCCGTAGACGCCGGGCATCAGTGCAGCCCCCGCCATCCAGGCCTCGATGTGCACGTTGCCATCGGGAAGGATCTCGGTCTTGATGAATTGCGGAGACGTCAGCGCGCCCGTGCCCTTGCGCCAGACCATCTCGCCGCGTTCGTCGCGGTACTCCAAGCCGTCGCTGGTCAGGTACTCGGTGATGATGCGCTGCGCGTCATCGGCCGAGCGCCCCGTGTTGAGCGTGTTCATGTACCTGGACATCGTATCTCCCCTCGATATGGACCCCGCCTAGACGATACCCGAACGGGCGTCTGGGGAACTGCGATGAAGCGCACCCGGACGTAACCCCGGTCGCGTCACATCGTGAGTGTGTCCACCCGGGCAGATGCGGATTCGGCGGACCGGCGCTCGGGTACCCATCTGAGAGAGAACGACATCCGTGAACGAGGGGGGAGATGTGGTATGGCGACCTACATCATGTTGTCGCGACTGACCGACCAGGGTGCGCGGACCGTGAAGGAGCATCCGGGACACATCCTTGAGGTGAACGACGAGCTCGCAGCCATGGGCGTGAAGGTCGTCCAGCAGTTCGCCACACTGGGACGCGTGGACTTCGTGAACATCGTTGAGGCACCGGACACCGAGACCGTGACGCGTGCTTCGCTTGAGTTGGGAGCGCGTGGCTCGATCCGGATCGAGACGCTCCCGGCCATGCCGGTCACCGACCTCATCGGAATGCTCAAAGGCTAGTGTGCCCGCGCCGTTCCGGCGACGGCGCCGATGGGTACCAATCGAGCAACACGCACGGTACGATGCGTGTATTCCCCGGCGGCGGAGGTGGTCCGGCTTGCGGCAACGACAGCGCTTCCTGTGTACGACCTGCATGCTCCTGGTGGTGTGGCTGGCAACGGCCACGGTGGCGCTTGCGGCGCCGCCGCTCAAGCTCGACGCGGGTCTTCTCACCGACGACGCGCGCGTGCTCGGCGATTCTGCCGACAGCGTTGAAGAGGCGCTCGAGCAGCTCGAGAGCGACCACAGCGTTCAGCTGTTCGTGGTCTTCGTCGAGACGTTCGACTCCTACGACGCCCAGGATTGGGCTCACGAGACTGCGGAGATCAACGGTCTCGGCATGAACGACATCCTCCTTGCTGTCGCGGTCACGGACCGCGAATACGCGTGGTCGGTGGACGCGGACTTCCCACTGAGCGATAGCGAACTCAGCGAGGTGGCCGCCGACGACATCGAGCCCGCCCTCAGCGACGATGATTGGGCCGGTGCGGCGATCGCCGCAGCCGAGGGGTACGCGGACGCGCTCGACGCGCAGGCCGCCGACGATGGCGTGGTGACGACCACGACCGACGGCGACAGTGGCGGCGGTTCGCTGTGGTGCTGCCTGCTACCGGGCATTCTGGCGGCAGCGCTCGCTGCGGCCGCCGCATTCTTCTTCAAGCACAAGAAGGGCGGCAAGGGCGCTGGCACGGGCGGCGCGCAGGGCGAGCCCAGCACCAAGGAGCTCGAGACCACTGCCGGTAAGCTGCTCGTGGATGTCGATGAGGCGCTCCGCGCCTCCGAGCAGGAGCTCGGCTTTGCGGAGGCCGAGTTCGGCGATGCCGCGATCAAGGAGTATCGTGCGGCGCTCGACGAATCCAAGACGGAGGTCGCCGAGGCGTTCCGCATCCAGCAGCAGGTATTCGACTCCGAGCCGGAGGACGAGGCCACGCGTCGCGGCATGCTGCAGAAGATCATCGCGCTCGCGGGTGCAGCAGATGCCCGGCTCGACGAGAAGGCCGACGGCTTCTCGCACTTGCGCGACCTGGCGGGACGCGCCGATGAGGTCATCGCTGCGCTCGGCGATCGGCTCGCGAAGGTCGAGGCTGGGCTGCCCGAAGCGAAGGACAAGCTCGCGCAGCTCAAGACCCGGTATCTGGAGAGCGCGCTGGGCGATGTGGCCGACGACGACACTGAGGCCGCTGCGCTCATCGAGGCAGCGCGCAAGGCGACGGGCGAGGGAGCCGAAGCAAGCGCAAAGGGCGACCGCAACGCCGCAGCGCTCGCGGCCCGCTCGGCCGAGAACGCGACCGCAACCGCGGAGCAGCTGCTCGCGGCGATTGCGGCGGCCGGCGAGAATCTGAAGTCCGCGGAGGCTGCGCTCGGCGACGAGTGCACGCGGCTCGAGGGTGCGGCTGCCGGCGCGGAGGCGGCCGACGCGGCCCGCTACGCGGCAATCGTGGCGGCGGCCCGCTCGGCAGCGGCTGCGGCACGCGGCGCGCTCGGCTCACCGCCGTTCGACCCGCCCGCTCACCTCGCCAAGGTCCGGGAGGTTGCTGGCCAGCTCGACGCAGCGCTTGCGGAAGCGCGCGATGCGGCGCAGAAGGCCGAGGCGGCACGCGCATCCGCGCAGGCGGCGTTCACCACCGCGCGTGACCGCATCCAGTCGGCCGAGTCGTATATCGGCACCCGCGGCGGCGCCGTGGGCACGCAGGCGCGCTCGAGCCTCGCCGAAGCACGGAGCCGTCTGCAGAAGGGCGAGCAGCTCCTCGCCACCGATCCTGCAGCGGCGCTTGCCGAAGCTCAGGCGGCGCAGCAGTACGCCGAATCCGCGCTCCGCTACGCGCAGGGAGATGCCGCGCCATCGGGCGGCGGCGGGATGCCGGTGATCGTTCCGGGCCCGACCTACTCGGGCGGTTCTTCGGCTGCATCCGGCGGCGGCTCCTCAGGGTGGGGCAGCTCGTCATCGTCGAGCGGTTTTGGCGGCTCGACGCGAAGGAGCGGCGGGAGCGGCTTCTCGAGCTCGAGCCGGTCGTCGTCGAGCTCCTCGAGCTCGCGGCGGAGCAGCAGCAGTAGTAGCAGCAGGTCTTCAGGCGGTCGCCGCGGAGGCGGCGGGCGCTTCTAAAGACAGGAGTCAACGGGGCATCGCCCCGCGACCATTGAGCGAAAGGGAGGACGAAGATGGGATCACAGCAGTCCATTCTCGGCAGGATCGCGCAGCTTGCGAAGGCGAACATCAACGCGCTGATCGACTCGGCCGAGGACCCGCAGGTCATGCTCGACCAGATGATCCGCGACTACACCAATGGCATCGCAGAGGCCGAAGCCGCCGTGGCGCAGACCATCGGCGGGCTGCGCATGATGGAAGACGACGTGCGCGAGGACGAGGCCGCCGCTGCCGAGTGGGGCGGCAAGGCCAAGGCCGCGAGCGCCAAGGCCGATGAGATGCGGGCCGCCGGTCAGACCGCCGACGCCGACAAGTTCGACAACCTCGCGCGCGTGGCGCTCAAGAAGCAGATCGACTTCGAGGCGGAGGTCGCCACACTCAAGCCCACGATCGTGTCGCAGACCGAGGTCGTGGACAAGCTCAAGGCCGGCCTCGACAGCATGAGGGGCAAGCTGGACGAGCTCAAGGCCAAGCGCGACGAGCTCGTTTCTCGCGCGCGCATCGCCGACGCCCAGGGCCAGGTGCAGGATGCGATCAAGTCGATCGACATCACCGACCCCACGAGCGAGCTGGGCCGCTTCGAGGACAAGATCCGCCGCGAAGAGGCCAAGGTCCGCGGTGCCGCCGAGCTGGCCGAATCCTCCCTCGACGCACAGTTCGAGGACCTCGAGGACGCGGAGTCCGACGCCGAGATCGAGGCACGCCTGGCGGGCCTGAAAGGCACCGGCGCGTAGGCGCATCACCGATTCGCCACACACACCCCGGTCGTCCGTCTCGGACGGCCGGGGTGTTGCTCTCTCAGCGGGTCCGAAGGCTGGTATGCTCTGCCGATGACCGCCGAGCGCACCCTCGTCGTCGGGGACCGCAGCATCCCGTATTCGGTCCTCAGAAGCGACCGCCGCAGCATCGCCGTGACCGTCTCTCGTGACGGCCAGGTTCGCGTGCGGGTTCCCCGGTGGCTGCCTGACCGCGACGTCGTCCGGTTCGTGAGCGACCGCGCCGCGTGGGTCGTACGCAAGCAGGCCGAGGCCACGGAGCGCGCCGCGCGGTCGGCTGGCCCACTCACCGCCGAGGAGCTCGCGAGGGCCCGGATGCTCTTCGCCGAGCGGTTCGACGCGTGCTGGGCGGTGTTCGCGGGGCCCGGAGAACGCAAGCCGCAGCTTCGCGTCCGCAGCATGCGCAGCCGTTGGGGGAGCCTCGCCC contains the following coding sequences:
- a CDS encoding PspA/IM30 family protein translates to MGSQQSILGRIAQLAKANINALIDSAEDPQVMLDQMIRDYTNGIAEAEAAVAQTIGGLRMMEDDVREDEAAAAEWGGKAKAASAKADEMRAAGQTADADKFDNLARVALKKQIDFEAEVATLKPTIVSQTEVVDKLKAGLDSMRGKLDELKAKRDELVSRARIADAQGQVQDAIKSIDITDPTSELGRFEDKIRREEAKVRGAAELAESSLDAQFEDLEDAESDAEIEARLAGLKGTGA
- a CDS encoding DUF2510 domain-containing protein yields the protein MSRYMNTLNTGRSADDAQRIITEYLTSDGLEYRDERGEMVWRKGTGALTSPQFIKTEILPDGNVHIEAWMAGAALMPGVYGGELDPMEGAYGFAIKAALKKRVRELESRLGGTPVAYTPPQQAAVPAGWYADPVGRHEQRYWDGTRWTGDVADGGTASVDAEGIA
- a CDS encoding slipin family protein, which encodes MFWEIAVPVVLTVIGILISGLRIANEYERAVVFRLGRLKGLKGPGLYWLIPLGIETQRKVDLRTNTVDVERQETITKDSVTIKVNAVLWFKIMDPVASVVNVANYYAATYQIALTSMRNIIGQHDLDEILRERDQISKILQDVVDKATDPWGIKVEMVEMKDVELPEGMQRAMAQEAQAMREKRARLIKADAEFEASKKLTEASALMAANPMSLELRRMQMITEVGAEQNTTTIVMMPSEFVSLAGTLADKFKADVPTPAAEE
- a CDS encoding DUF45 domain-containing protein translates to MTAERTLVVGDRSIPYSVLRSDRRSIAVTVSRDGQVRVRVPRWLPDRDVVRFVSDRAAWVVRKQAEATERAARSAGPLTAEELARARMLFAERFDACWAVFAGPGERKPQLRVRSMRSRWGSLAPSGAITLNAHLVRLPETCLDYVIFHELCHLRVRGHNAAFYAEVARYVPAWRARRAELHRHPL
- a CDS encoding TPM domain-containing protein; translated protein: MRQRQRFLCTTCMLLVVWLATATVALAAPPLKLDAGLLTDDARVLGDSADSVEEALEQLESDHSVQLFVVFVETFDSYDAQDWAHETAEINGLGMNDILLAVAVTDREYAWSVDADFPLSDSELSEVAADDIEPALSDDDWAGAAIAAAEGYADALDAQAADDGVVTTTTDGDSGGGSLWCCLLPGILAAALAAAAAFFFKHKKGGKGAGTGGAQGEPSTKELETTAGKLLVDVDEALRASEQELGFAEAEFGDAAIKEYRAALDESKTEVAEAFRIQQQVFDSEPEDEATRRGMLQKIIALAGAADARLDEKADGFSHLRDLAGRADEVIAALGDRLAKVEAGLPEAKDKLAQLKTRYLESALGDVADDDTEAAALIEAARKATGEGAEASAKGDRNAAALAARSAENATATAEQLLAAIAAAGENLKSAEAALGDECTRLEGAAAGAEAADAARYAAIVAAARSAAAAARGALGSPPFDPPAHLAKVREVAGQLDAALAEARDAAQKAEAARASAQAAFTTARDRIQSAESYIGTRGGAVGTQARSSLAEARSRLQKGEQLLATDPAAALAEAQAAQQYAESALRYAQGDAAPSGGGGMPVIVPGPTYSGGSSAASGGGSSGWGSSSSSSGFGGSTRRSGGSGFSSSSRSSSSSSSSRRSSSSSSSRSSGGRRGGGGRF
- the tdh gene encoding L-threonine 3-dehydrogenase; this translates as MKAIVKPGPEPGVKLVEVPVPGVGPGELKIAIEKVAICGTDVHIYEWNAWARKTIHPPQILGHEFVGHIAEIGDGVSGFALGERVSGEGHIVCGVCRSCRAGRRHLCTNTVGVGVNRDGCFAEYLVIPATNAWHVAECIPSRIAAIFDPFGNATHATLSFDLVGEDVLITGAGPIGIIAVAIARHVGARNIVISDVNDYRLALAAKMGATRTVNVTRESIPDAMHELGMVGFDVGFEMSGNGEAFESMLESMYNGGRIALLGIAPGPVRIDWDEVVFRGLTIKGIYGREIWETWYKMQTMLQSGLDIAPVITHELPFEEYEAGFAAMISGESGKVVLEVAPGADDGEC
- a CDS encoding GYD domain-containing protein, with the translated sequence MATYIMLSRLTDQGARTVKEHPGHILEVNDELAAMGVKVVQQFATLGRVDFVNIVEAPDTETVTRASLELGARGSIRIETLPAMPVTDLIGMLKG